The following nucleotide sequence is from Borrelia sp. A-FGy1.
CACAAGTTACTATTGAATATAATTCTAATAAAACTCCTACTAGAATAAGCAGTATTGTTGTATCTCACCAACATGATCCTGATATCTCTCAAGGTCTAATAAGTAAAACAATAATTGAAAAGATTATAAAACCTACACTAAAAAATAAATCAATGCTTGACCCTAATATTAAATATTATATTAATCCTTCTGGAAACTTTGTCATTGGTGGACCAACAGGCGATACAGGACTTACAGGAAGAAAGATTATAGCTGACAGCTATGGAGGATTTGCAAGACATGGTGGTGGTGCTTATAGCGGAAAAGATGCTACTAAGGTTGATCGCTCAGCTGCCTATATGGCAAGATACATTGCTAAGAATATGGTAGCAGCTGGCATTTCCAAAGAATTTGAAATACAACTTGCTTATGCTATTGGAATTTCTAATCCAGTATCTGTTAAAATAACTACAGGAATAAATGATGAGAATTATGAAAACAAAATATTAAATTTTATCATAAATAATTTTGACCTAACTCCAGATGGTATAATTAAAAAATTAAAATTGAGGGAACCTATTTACTCTAAAACATCAACATACGGACACTTTGGAAAAAATGAGTTAGAGTGGGAAAAGTTAGACTTTGTAGACAAAATTAAAGAGGAATTTAAGACATGAATAAAATACCAAGCTTTACAGTTGATCACACAAAACTAAATCCTGGCATATATGTCTCAAGAAAAGATGTTTTTTCAAATATAACATTTACTACTGTGGACATTAGAATGAAAGCACCCAATAGGGAGCCTGTAATAAACAATGCAGAAATGCACACTATTGAACACATAGGTGCAATGTTAATAAGGAACCATAAAGAATGGAAAGATAAAACACTA
It contains:
- the metK gene encoding methionine adenosyltransferase: MINKNNQTSTSEAVSEGHPDKIADQISDAILDEMLKKDKMAKVACETLISQNLVVIAGEINSISKKDIDIKEVARRIIKNIGYTNIEYGLDYKSVTIIDAIGYQSIDISNAVERKDTKVTGAGDQGIIFGYACNETENFLPIAYELANLILQKASKFRKTGEIKWLRPDAKSQVTIEYNSNKTPTRISSIVVSHQHDPDISQGLISKTIIEKIIKPTLKNKSMLDPNIKYYINPSGNFVIGGPTGDTGLTGRKIIADSYGGFARHGGGAYSGKDATKVDRSAAYMARYIAKNMVAAGISKEFEIQLAYAIGISNPVSVKITTGINDENYENKILNFIINNFDLTPDGIIKKLKLREPIYSKTSTYGHFGKNELEWEKLDFVDKIKEEFKT